A window of the Mesorhizobium opportunistum WSM2075 genome harbors these coding sequences:
- a CDS encoding MaoC family dehydratase: protein MAGLYLQEFVVGHVFQHTLRKTVTESDNMLFSVMTLNPQPLHIDFDFAAKSEWGKPLVNSLFTLGLMIGISVNDITVGTTVANLGMKETVFPHPVFHGDTIRVETTVVSVRESKSKPDRGIVEFEHRAYNQHGDLVAKCTRQAMMLKKAA, encoded by the coding sequence ATGGCCGGGCTTTATCTCCAGGAGTTCGTCGTCGGCCACGTCTTCCAGCACACGCTGCGCAAGACCGTCACCGAAAGCGACAACATGCTGTTTTCGGTGATGACGCTGAACCCTCAGCCGCTGCATATCGACTTCGATTTCGCCGCCAAGAGCGAATGGGGCAAGCCGCTGGTCAACTCGCTGTTCACGCTCGGGCTCATGATCGGCATCTCGGTCAACGACATCACGGTCGGCACGACGGTCGCCAATCTCGGCATGAAGGAAACCGTGTTTCCGCACCCGGTGTTCCATGGCGACACCATCCGCGTCGAGACCACGGTCGTGTCGGTGCGGGAATCGAAATCGAAGCCCGATCGCGGCATCGTCGAGTTCGAGCACCGCGCCTATAACCAGCATGGTGACCTCGTCGCCAAATGCACGAGGCAAGCGATGATGCTGAAGAAGGCTGCCTGA
- a CDS encoding DUF2336 domain-containing protein — protein sequence MVVVSHFLKWIYTARVSERAAAASALARAYINSELPFEDRCAAEAALTLLLDDASSKVRLAMAEPLSMSHHAPLQIISALASDQPEVAGVVLARSPLLTDADLINRVAASQKATQTLIADRPLVSMALSAAIAEIGEAEACAVLLANSGADIASLSFRRMAERHGHLPLVREALISDIRLPADCRHMLLIKLGETLKTSPLVMALMGAARAERVMRDACIKASVTLIEGTRPEEHAALIEHLRLRGDLTASFLIRTIAHGKVDFFGSTLVALSQQSEQRVRALLAGGHDVALQALFRSAGLAAATHAIILRALKIWREVANGKRVAGVQEVSWLMLKELGGQSADGDLAILVKSIHLEALRENARGHALAIAAA from the coding sequence ATGGTTGTTGTTTCGCATTTCCTGAAGTGGATCTACACGGCCAGGGTGTCCGAGCGCGCCGCCGCGGCAAGCGCGCTGGCCCGTGCCTACATCAATTCCGAATTGCCGTTCGAGGACCGCTGCGCCGCCGAGGCGGCGCTGACGCTGCTGCTCGACGATGCCTCATCGAAGGTGCGGCTGGCGATGGCGGAGCCGCTGTCGATGAGCCATCACGCGCCGCTGCAGATTATCAGCGCACTGGCCTCCGACCAGCCGGAGGTTGCCGGCGTGGTGCTGGCACGCTCACCGCTGCTCACCGACGCCGACCTGATCAACCGCGTGGCGGCAAGCCAGAAGGCAACACAGACGCTGATCGCCGATCGGCCGCTGGTCTCGATGGCGCTGTCGGCGGCCATCGCCGAGATCGGCGAGGCGGAAGCCTGCGCGGTGCTGCTGGCCAACAGCGGCGCCGATATAGCGTCGCTCAGTTTCCGCCGCATGGCTGAGCGCCATGGGCATCTGCCCCTGGTGCGCGAGGCGCTGATATCGGATATCCGCCTGCCTGCCGACTGCCGGCACATGTTGCTCATCAAGCTCGGCGAGACATTGAAAACATCACCGCTGGTCATGGCTCTGATGGGCGCCGCACGTGCCGAACGCGTCATGCGCGACGCTTGCATCAAGGCCTCGGTGACGCTGATAGAAGGCACGCGCCCGGAAGAGCACGCGGCACTGATCGAGCATTTGCGCTTGCGCGGCGATCTCACGGCGAGCTTCCTCATCCGCACCATCGCGCACGGCAAGGTGGATTTCTTCGGCTCCACGCTGGTCGCGCTCAGCCAGCAATCCGAACAAAGGGTGAGGGCGCTGCTCGCCGGCGGGCATGATGTCGCCCTGCAGGCGCTGTTCCGCAGCGCTGGCCTCGCCGCCGCCACGCACGCGATCATCCTGCGGGCGCTGAAAATCTGGCGAGAGGTCGCCAATGGCAAGCGCGTCGCTGGCGTGCAGGAGGTCAGCTGGCTAATGCTCAAGGAATTGGGCGGGCAATCCGCGGACGGCGACCTCGCCATCCTGGTCAAGTCGATCCATCTCGAGGCGCTGCGCGAGAACGCGCGCGGTCATGCGCTGGCGATCGCCGCGGCCTGA